A genomic region of Salvelinus namaycush isolate Seneca chromosome 7, SaNama_1.0, whole genome shotgun sequence contains the following coding sequences:
- the LOC120050605 gene encoding phospholipid-transporting ATPase IB-like — MSGTTSQADPTDATARTILLNQPQNTKFCDNHVSTTKYGVLTFLPRFLYEQIRRAANAFFLFIALMQQIPDVSPTGRYTTLVPLIFILTVAGIKEIIEDYQRHKADNTVNKKKTTVLRNGAWQTIIWKQVAVGDIVKVTNGQHLPADMVIVSSSEPQAMCYTETSNLDGETNLKIRQGLPLTAGLQSLEELMGLSGRLECEEPNRHLYDFTGTLRLDNQNAVPLGPDQVLLRGAQLRNTQWVVGIIVYTGHDSKLMQNSTKAPLKRSNVERVTNVQILVLFCILLVMALVSSIGASIWNKQHTEEACWYLSRAGDISTNFWYNLLTFIILYNNLIPISLLVTLEVVKFTQALFINWDVEMYYAETDTPAMARTSNLNEELGQVKYLFSDKTGTLTCNVMHFKKCTIAGITYGHFPDLDVDRSMEDFSPLPSSSLNSTEFDDPTLLQNIEKSHPTSAQICEFLTMMAVCHTVVPEREEDQLIYQASSPDEGALVKGAKGLGFVFTARTPGSVIMEARGKEKSFELLNVLEFSSNRKRMSVVVRTPDGKLRLYCKGADNVIFERLTDASQYKELTMAHLEQFATEGLRTLCFTYVDLEEGLYREWLKEYTRISTIIKDRAQKLEDCYELLEKVRVKVGLSG; from the exons ATGTCCGGGACTACTTCTCAGGCGGATCCCACAGATGCCACGGCGCGGACGATTCTGCTCAACCAACCTCAGAACACCAAGTTCTGTGATAACCATGTCAG TACCACTAAGTACGGGGTGCTCACCTTCTTGCCTCGTTTCCTGTACGAGCAGATCCGCCGGGCCGCCAACGCCTTCTTCCTCTTCATCGCCCTGATGCAG CAAATCCCTGATGTGTCTCCTACGGGTCGTTACACCACTCTGGTACCACTCATCTTCATCCTCACTGTGGCCGGGATCAAAGAGATCATAGAGGACTAT CAAAGACACAAGGCAGACAACACGGTCAACAAGAAAAAGACCACAG TTCTGAGGAATGGAGCCTGGCAGACCATCATATGGAAACAG GTGGCAGTAGGAGACATAGTGAAGGTGACCAATGGGCAGCATCTTCCAGCTGACATGGTCATAGTGTCCTCCAG tgagccTCAGGCCATGTGTTATACTGAGACCTCCAACCTGGACGGAGAAACCAACCTGAAGATCAGACAG ggtCTCCCTCTCACAGCTGGTCTCCAGTCTCTGGAGGAGCTGATGGGTCTCTCTGGCCGTCTGGAGTGTGAAGAGCCCAACAGACACCTGTATGACTTCACTGGGACTCTACGCCTGGACAACCAAAA TGCGGTTCCTCTGGGTCCTGACCAGGTGCTGCTGCGAGGTGCCCAGCTCAGGAACACACAATGGGTTGTGGGTATTATAGTCTACACTGGACATGACTCCAAACTGATGCAG AACTCGACCAAGGCCCCTCTGAAGCGTTCTAACGTGGAGCGGGTGACCAACGTCCAGATCCTGGTGCTGTTCTGTATCCTCCTGGTGATGGCGCTAGTGAGCTCTATAGGAGCCTCCATCTGGAACAAACAACACACTGAGGAGGCCTGCTGGTACCTGTCACGCGCCG gtgACATCTCCACTAACTTCTGGTATAACCTGCTGACCTTCATCATCCTCTACAACAACCTCATCCCCATCAGCCTGCTGGTCACTCTGGAGGTGGTCAAGTTCACACAGGCACTCTTCATCAACTGG GATGTGGAGATGTACTACGCGGAGACAGACACACCCGCCATGGCTCGAACATCCAACCTCAACGAAGAACTGGGCCAG gTGAAGTATCTGTTTTCTGATAAGACAGGAACTCTCACCTGTAACGTCATGCATTTCAAGAAGTGTACCATCGCTGGAATCACATACGGCCACTTCCCTGACCTAGATGTTGATCGTTCCATGGAGGACTTCAG TCCCCTGCCGTCCAGCAGTCTTAACTCCACAGAGTTTgatgaccccactctcctccagAACATTGAGAAGAGCCAT cCGACCTCTGCTCAGATCTGTGAGTTCCTGACGATGATGGCGGTGTGTCACACCGTGgttccagagagagaggaggaccagctTATTTACCAGGCCTCCTCGCCAG ATGAAGGAGCTCTGGTGAAAGGAGCCAAAGGTCTGGGCTTCGTTTTCACAGCAAGGACTCCTGGCTCAGTTATCATGGAAGCT agggggaaggagaagagCTTTGAGCTGCTGAATGTGCTGGAGTTTTCAAG TAACCGTAAGCGCATGTCTGTAGTGGTCCGAACCCCCGATGGGAAACTGCGTCTGTACTGCAAGGGAGCA GATAATGTGATCTTTGAGCGTCTCACTGATGCGTCTCAGTACAAAGAGTTGACCATGGCACATCTGGAACAGTTCGCCACCGAGG GTCTGCGGACTCTGTGTTTCACCTATGTTGATCTGGAGGAGGGGTTATATCGGGAGTGGCTGAAGGAGTACACTCGGATTAGCACTATCATTAAAGACCGGGCCCAGAAACTAGAGGACTGCTATGAACTGCTGGagaaggtaagggttaaggttgggcTTAGCGGTTAG